A stretch of DNA from Campylobacter iguaniorum:
TTAGGTTACGAAGTGGCAAAACCACAACAGCTCATTTCATTATAAATAATAGTGTATATGGGCTTCAAAAACACGACACGGTTCTTTTTCAAGATATTAATAAATTTACATTTCCTTCAAAAGATGAAATAATTGTGGATATTAGCAAATTTGGATTATTGAAAAAACTAGATTTGAAAACAAGTTGCTTTAGTGAAGAGGTAAAAAAATTAATAGAAGATATTGAATTTTTAATTATTCAAGATAAAAAAATAGAGCGAAACTTCAAAAATATTTTAAATGACTTTAAATATAAATGTCTTTCAAAAAGAAATATACAAGGTACCTTTATGTAAAGATACCTTATTAAAAGTTTGGCAACCTAAAATCGTTAATTTGCAAAACACGAAAAACTTGCCAAGCTTGCAAAACTGAGGTAATGATACACCTACATTACCTCACCAAAAACGAAGCAATTTAATACCACTACTCAATATAATTCATCTCCACCTCACCAGCTGCAATCATCTCCTCGATGATTTTGCTCATCTCGGTAAATTCAAACTCTTTAAGTGATGGATAATCTCTTCTAAGCTCATCTACGATCTGAATGAGCGGACGGCACTGTGCATCTTTGCTTATAAGGTAGTTCACTTTTTTAACAACTCTATCACTAACCCTATTTGATGGATCTCTTTTAATAAAGTTGATTATGTTCGCATAATCTCCATACGGTGCACCGCTCCAAGATGTTACGATCAAGTGAATAGCATTATATACCTCTTTATTAAGTGGATCCCACTCTATCTTTTCGCTCTCTGGAGTATCGCTCTCAATCTCTGGAACGGCTGGAGCATCATCGCTTCCAGTACCGTCCTCATCTTTTGAAGTGAGGTTTTTTAGGGGATTGAATAGAGGATATTTCTTCTTATCAATTCCTAGCAACTCAAGGAACTCGTGGCCGCATACATAGCCGACAAAAAAGCCACCTATTTTATTGCTATTTTTTGTCTTTATCCTTGAACTCAAAGGCATAATAGCGGTCTGTAATCTCACCGCAGCATCCATCTTTCTTTTGGCCGTCTAAGAGCTTAACATAAGAGATAGGTCTTATATCATACTTAGCCAGTAACGCTTCTTTTGCTTCTTTTCCTCTGCACGATTGATTTAGTTTCATTGTTTCCTCCTATAAGATTTTACATTTTGTAACGAACTCATAAATAATTTCTCTATCAACCCAATTTTTTCCAGATAAATGCTCTATCCAAAATATGAAATCATCTTTGTTTTTTATTTTCGATTTCTCAATTCGATAATCTATGATTTGAAAATCGCAATCAAAATAGATAATAATTTCTGATTTAGATATAAAAATATGCTCTGGGATACATTCCAGATCTTCTTTTTTGAGTGCAAATATTCTTAGATACTCAATACCTCTTATATTCGCAGCTTTATGCTCATCGATTTTCTGCTGTCTTTGCTTCTTTAGCTCTTCACTCTTTAAAAGCTTGTTTTTTTGTTCCTTGATCCAATTTTTCAATGTTGTCATATTTCTATTCTCCTTTTTATGCAAATAAATATCTTTCATCCGAGACTAACCCAACAAATAAAACACCATCTATGCTTTGTAGCGCAAGTATTTTGTCCTTATAGTCGTGTGTACTAAATAAAGCACCTTTTATAACTCCAAACCCATCACCTTTTGAAATACATTTGTCCGCAAGAATTTTCTTTCTTCTGTTAGATAATGTATCAACTAGCATATCTTTTTCAAGATCATCTATTGTGGTATATGATAGCTCTTCCAGCAACTCTTTTAACTTATTTCCATCAAACCTTACAGATTTTTTCATTTTACTTTTCTCCTTATTTTTCAATTTTAAACACTTGATCAAACATCTCAAGCAAACTATCAACTTTGTTCTCAATGTTTTTAAGTCTTTGGTCTGCATCAGTAGCAGCACTGTTTGTTTCGTTTTCTTCTCTTGAAACCTCACCATTGCAAAAAAACAACCACTCAAGAGAGATATTGAATTGCTCTACAATATCTTTTAGTGTTTGATATGGTATAGCCTCAACTTTCCCCTGCTCGTAAGTTTGCAAAGTTCTAAGAGATATGTTTAATTGATTGGAAAAGTCTTTTTGAGATTGTTTATTTATCAATCTTATGTACTTAATCCGATCGCTGATTTTATTTAGATCCAGTTCTGGATATTTAAGCAATTTGTTTTCGCTCATATTATTACTCCTTTAAGTGTGTTTTCACTTATATTCATAATTGCTCAGTTTCTCTGGCAAAGATAATCCATTAAAGGATAAGCCATATTATCATCACGATAAATTATCTCTTCACGACCATCGTAGTTTCTCAAATATGCTCTTGGTATATCCTCAAGCTCAATTTTGACAATCTCTAAATCTTTTGGCTTATGTTTTTTAATAAGCTCGATAAGAACTGGATTAGATCTATCTTTATCAAAGATATAAGCTTGTGTTTTGAAATTAAGATGTAGCTCTTCACACATTTCCTTGGTTAAAGAAAAACCACCAAAGCTGGTATTAATAGCTATCTCATACTCAAAGTGTCTGTTTTTGATTAATTGCTCTAAAATATCCATCGTTGTTATCCTCTCTTTATATAATTTTTACATCATAAATAGATATAAAATCTATTCCACAATCTCGTTGATCTGCACGACCAATAAAACCTAAATCTGTAACAAAATACTGCTCTTCTCCAGAGTATTCGCCAAAACCGTTACCGTGTAATGAGTCATCATTCTCGAACCGCTCCACCTCACCGATGAACTCTTTAAAATATGTTTTCTTTTTTAGCTCATTCATAGAGAGCATCTCTTTAAAAACAATACGATCCTCACTACATATCTCTTGGAGTTTTTGGTATGTAATATCACTTGAATTTATCTCAATCATTATTTTGCACCTCACCACTATCAAGTTTCATACATTTAAAATATCTAATGCCATAACCTCTACCACTCATATATTCCAGTGTTGCTTTATATACCTCACCACAACTAGAACATTTTGTATTGATACTTTCTCCAACATTAAGAGATTTATTTTCTTGATTATTCCAGTCGTTTACATACTCTTTAGTTTCACAATGAGGGCATTTTGAATTTGTGTTGTTTAGCGTAATTTTTGCCATTTTATTCCTCCTCTTTTAAATCAACTTTCATAGCATCTGCAACGGCTCCCTCAGTAGCTTTTGCATATATAGTAGTAGTAGCAATATTTGAGTGTCTTAATATCTTTTTAACAACTATTGGGTTCACTCCTCTTTGAGTCAATCTCATAGCCAGTGTATGCCTTAATAGGTGTAAACCCTCTTTTCTTATCCCTGCTCTCTTGTACATTCTATTTACTATCTGATATGCGTTGGTTCTATCAAGCTGCTTACCGCTTCCAGTTTTCATAATAAGATCATCTTCCTTGAGCTTTGCTACTGCTTTGAAATAATCCAGCTCATCATCGATGGTTTTTCTTGCAATAAATCCTATTTGCTCTTTTCCACCTTTTCCGTAGATCTCAATGTTGTACATCTCTTCATCTTGGCCAGATGTGAAGTTGCCAAGGGAAATATTGAGAGCTTCGCTTATTCTAAGTCCACCATAAAGCATAAGTTTCACTAAAAGAGCGTTCCGATATGAGTTGTAATCATCTTTTTTACCTTTGGTTCTCTCCATACTATTTAGCAACCATCCAATCTCTTCCTCTGTAAGATAGATAAGCTTCTCTTCCGTCTTGGAACTATCTGCAACTTTGATATTTTTAAAGTATCTCTCAAATGTAAAGAACTCATCATTATTATCATTGATAAATGTAAAAAAGTTCTTGATTGCTTTTAAATAGGTTTGCTTTGTAGATTTAGAGAGATAATTTCCGTTCTTTGGCTTCTTACCGTTACTTTTTGCTTCATCTTCCAAAAAAGCAAGGTATCCAGTAAAATAAATTGATTTTATATCACTTAGCTTCATTTCATCTTGATATTGTAGTGAATACTCTATAAACATATCAATAGCCCTGCTATATAAGTCTAATGTGTTCTTAGAGTAGCTTAATGCTCTGATATTGTCTTTATATGCCTTATACCATCTATATAAGTCATCTATAAAATTGTCTGTTTCTAACTGCATTGAGCAATTTCTCCTCTTTTTTACTGTTTTGTATAACATACCGTATGGTAAGTTATATATTTTATTTGATGAAATGGTCGAGGAACTTTGAAAAAAGCCCTCATTTCATAAATAAGTTATGTTATATACTTAGAATTATACACAATATATAATAAAATTACAAGGGTTTTATAGACAAATTAGAATATTTTATGCTATAATTGCATTAATAAGAAACTATAAGGAGTTTTAAGAAGATGAAAAAGACAATTTTAGGTTTAATGATTGGTTTATCTATTGCTAATGCTGATTTACTTAATGTAAGTATAGAAGCTAACGAACAAATGACTTGGAGTGAAGCTAAGAGGTATTGTGCAACAGTAGATAACCTTAGCTCGTTTACCGTACCTACTGCTAAGTTTATGGAGTCATTAACCGATAAAGACAAGGCTATACTAAAGAATGGTAGATATTGGTTAGATGAGGTAGGGGATTATAACGATGCAAAAGCTTATGGAGTGTATCCAAGATATAGCGTTGAGGTTATCTCTGTAAATAGAGATACTAAACTCAATGTAATATGTGTTAGAAAAAATGGGTTCCAAAAATGACAAAATCACAAATAAGAAGTAGATTTTACTCCATTTTGTCGGATATGCTAGAAGATGGTGCTACTCCAGATGATATTGAAGAGACAATAAATGAGATGTCAAGCGAGGGTATCCAGAATATACTTGAGAATATTCAGTCCGAGCTAGAAAATCTTGAAAATATGGAGAGAGAATATAACAAGGAGCAAAGCAATGGAAAATAATAGTTTTTTTGATGATAAACAAAACAAAGCTTTTGCAAATATGAGAAAAGGCGGGCAAGTTCTTGAAGCTACTCAAGGTATCGATGATTTTATCTTTATAGATCCTCGTGGAGATGGTGAGATACTTAATGGAGTTCTTGAAGTTGCAAAAGCAGCTGGACGAAGCGATGAGATGATTGTCTTATCCTTTGCAAACGATGAGTGTAAAAGAGCCTATGAAATAGGTAGAAAATTTGCTCAAGATGGCAACTTCTTTAAAAAAGATGGAGTTCCTGCGGAGCTTATTGAACTTCTCAAAACTGTAAAAACCGATAGAGTTGAGATTGAGAGATCTTACACGGATGGCAAGTTAAGTGTAATCGAAGAGGCTCAAGAATGAAAAAGATAATCGTTGGAACATTGGTGGCTGGTTGTATGCTATTAGCATCAGATAAAACTGTAAGCTTTGAAAGTAAACTGTTTGATCTAAACAAAGTTAAAAATGAAGAGATGAAAGGTTTTTTAGTTGGGATTGAGTCATCTTTCCCATCAATCGCAAAAGTAGTAAAAGATTACTACGAGGCAAAAACTTGTAGTAAAGAATTTTATAATGAAGTTACTATTTATAATCTAAAAGATTTTATTGCAACAAGTCCTACATACGGTGTTTTGGTAGCTTTAGATACTTTAAATAGTGATAAAAAAGAAGATGCAAAAGAAAATGGATATACTGAGTTGATAAACACTTACAAGTTTATGAATTGCGAAGAGGGAACACTTCCAAACTCAGATAAATACGGATTTAAAGGAGCAAAATAATGGAAGTAAAAGAAAACGAAGTATCTGCAACTACTGGAACGGATGAAGAGGTAAAAGAAGCTCTCACTCATATTCAAGAGGAGAACGGTAAAAAAACTCAAGTAGTAAACAAGCGTATCGATTTTGATAAAAAATCGTTAAGACGAATTGAAACAATGTTGCCAGTATATAGCGAAGATCTTGAAGAGGGTGTATCCGCAAGTGAAGCGTTTAGTTATGTAGTTCAAAAAGCGGTGGATGCTCTTTTTGAGGGAGACTTTAAAAAGAAAATCGAGGAGTTGTAGGATCAACAAAATTAAAAGGAGAGAGTGATGCAGCAACAA
This window harbors:
- a CDS encoding tyrosine-type recombinase/integrase is translated as MQLETDNFIDDLYRWYKAYKDNIRALSYSKNTLDLYSRAIDMFIEYSLQYQDEMKLSDIKSIYFTGYLAFLEDEAKSNGKKPKNGNYLSKSTKQTYLKAIKNFFTFINDNNDEFFTFERYFKNIKVADSSKTEEKLIYLTEEEIGWLLNSMERTKGKKDDYNSYRNALLVKLMLYGGLRISEALNISLGNFTSGQDEEMYNIEIYGKGGKEQIGFIARKTIDDELDYFKAVAKLKEDDLIMKTGSGKQLDRTNAYQIVNRMYKRAGIRKEGLHLLRHTLAMRLTQRGVNPIVVKKILRHSNIATTTIYAKATEGAVADAMKVDLKEEE
- a CDS encoding helix-turn-helix domain-containing protein; the protein is MSENKLLKYPELDLNKISDRIKYIRLINKQSQKDFSNQLNISLRTLQTYEQGKVEAIPYQTLKDIVEQFNISLEWLFFCNGEVSREENETNSAATDADQRLKNIENKVDSLLEMFDQVFKIEK